CAGGAACGACCCGATGGCACTGCCGACGAGGCCGCCGGTCGTGCCGATGTCGACCCCCGGGTCGACCTGTACGACCAGTAGCTCCGCCATCACCGAGTGAACGAGTTCGATCACGACTACTGACGACTAACTGCAGCGAAATAAACGATCCTGTTGGAAGCCTGTCCCCTCAGACGAACGAACTTACTCCCTCCGCGCTAACAGGCTTTTGTTCGCTCGAGTCCTCCTCTCCCCATGCGAAGTACTCGCTTGCAACAGCAGATGGACGACCTCGTGGCACAGGGCTGGACGCTCGAGGACGAGGACCGCGACCGCGTCGTCATGGTCGATCGGGAGTTCGGCTCGGTCGGCTCGCACATCCTCGTCGCGCTACTGACGATCTGGTGGACCATGGGGATCGGAAACGTCCTCTGGGGGGCGTACAACTACGTCTCGAACTCTCAGCGACGGGTGCTCTGGGAGGACACGACCGGGTGTCCGTCCTGCGGAGCGGACGTCGCCGTGGATGCCGCCTACTGTCCCGCCTGTGGTGACGACCTCGAGCGCAGCGTCGAGAACGCGGCTATCGACGAGAACGGGTTCGCCTGCCCGGCGTGTGAGGCGGTCGTCACCGAAGGCTCGCGGTACTGTCCGGCCTGCGGGACGAAACTCGCGGACGTGATGGAGCCGTCGGAGTGATCGCGAGGCCTCCCTCGGATCGCTCGCGGTGAATAGATACTCGTATCCAGCCCCGTCCCCAACCCGGACGGTATGGACGAGCAACCGAACATTCTCCTGACGAACGACGACGGGATCGACGCGCCGGGCATTCGGGCGCTCTACGAGGCGCTTTCGACCGTCGGTTCGGTCACGACCATCGCGCCGGACCGGAACCAGAGCGCGGTCGGCCGATCGCTCTCCTACGGCCGCACGAGTTCAGAGACCGACGACCGCTCGCTGGATCTCGAGGGCAGTGCCTTCACCTCGCCGGTCCCTCACACCGATCACGAGATCGGCTATGCCGTCAACGGAACGCCCTGTGACTGCGCCATCGTC
The genomic region above belongs to Natronorubrum halophilum and contains:
- a CDS encoding zinc ribbon domain-containing protein; protein product: MRSTRLQQQMDDLVAQGWTLEDEDRDRVVMVDREFGSVGSHILVALLTIWWTMGIGNVLWGAYNYVSNSQRRVLWEDTTGCPSCGADVAVDAAYCPACGDDLERSVENAAIDENGFACPACEAVVTEGSRYCPACGTKLADVMEPSE